From a region of the Ovis aries strain OAR_USU_Benz2616 breed Rambouillet chromosome 2, ARS-UI_Ramb_v3.0, whole genome shotgun sequence genome:
- the IZUMO3 gene encoding izumo sperm-egg fusion protein 3 isoform X1, translating to MGDLWLLLLLPLSLAAFHGVKGCLECDPKFIEEVKSLLGNLVPPEVPGRTHMLERQMEEMIRLSFKVSHRDKMLRVLAVQKVVDLRTWLKIKLDKLSKETWKGVFILQGRLLDIRKNLDSKLEKLLKKFSEVACSEDCVVTEGPILDCWTCLRITSRCFKGEYCEEDDPKKAESREIGLFLILLAEGVILGGVLLLFHFCISHRRKMKAIRRSLKKYLEKKLEELMGVKDEKEKDLRGRE from the exons ATGGGAGACCTGtggctgctcctgctcctgccccTGTCCCTGGCAGCCTTCCATGGGGTCAAAGGCTGTTTGGAATGTGACCCCAAATTCATCGAGGAAGTTAAATCCTTGCTTGGAAATCTGGTACCCCCAGAAGTCCCTGGCCGAACTCATATGCTTGAACGGCAGATGGAGGAGATGATCCGTTTAAGCTTCAAGGTCTCCCACAGGGACAAGATGCTTCGGGTGTTGG CTGTTCAAAAGGTTGTCGATTTGAGAACATGGCTGAAGATCAAACTTGATAAACTGAGCAAGGAAACATGGAAAG GTGTTTTTATCCTTCAAGGCAGGCTTCTCGATATCCGCAAAAACCTGGACTCCAAACTGGAAAAACTATTAAAGAAATTCTCTGAAGTTG CTTGTTCTGAAGATTGTG TTGTGACTGAAGGTCCTATCCTGGATTGTTGGACATGTCTTCGCATCACCTCTCGATGTTTCAAAGGAGAATATTGTGAAG AGGATGAtccaaagaaggctgagagtcgAGAAATTGGACTATTTCTGATATTATTAGCAGAAGGTGTAATACTGGGAGGTGTTTTGCTACT attccatttTTGCATCTCTCATCGGAGAAAAATGAAGGCAATACGAAGGTCATTAAAGAAATACTTGGAGAAGAAACTTGAAGAATTAATGGGGGTAAAGGATGAGAAGGAGAAAGATCTCAGAGGCAGAGAATAA
- the IZUMO3 gene encoding izumo sperm-egg fusion protein 3 isoform X2: MGDLWLLLLLPLSLAAFHGVKGCLECDPKFIEEVKSLLGNLVPPEVPGRTHMLERQMEEMIRLSFKVSHRDKMLRVLAVQKVVDLRTWLKIKLDKLSKETWKGVFILQGRLLDIRKNLDSKLEKLLKKFSEVVVTEGPILDCWTCLRITSRCFKGEYCEEDDPKKAESREIGLFLILLAEGVILGGVLLLFHFCISHRRKMKAIRRSLKKYLEKKLEELMGVKDEKEKDLRGRE, from the exons ATGGGAGACCTGtggctgctcctgctcctgccccTGTCCCTGGCAGCCTTCCATGGGGTCAAAGGCTGTTTGGAATGTGACCCCAAATTCATCGAGGAAGTTAAATCCTTGCTTGGAAATCTGGTACCCCCAGAAGTCCCTGGCCGAACTCATATGCTTGAACGGCAGATGGAGGAGATGATCCGTTTAAGCTTCAAGGTCTCCCACAGGGACAAGATGCTTCGGGTGTTGG CTGTTCAAAAGGTTGTCGATTTGAGAACATGGCTGAAGATCAAACTTGATAAACTGAGCAAGGAAACATGGAAAG GTGTTTTTATCCTTCAAGGCAGGCTTCTCGATATCCGCAAAAACCTGGACTCCAAACTGGAAAAACTATTAAAGAAATTCTCTGAAGTTG TTGTGACTGAAGGTCCTATCCTGGATTGTTGGACATGTCTTCGCATCACCTCTCGATGTTTCAAAGGAGAATATTGTGAAG AGGATGAtccaaagaaggctgagagtcgAGAAATTGGACTATTTCTGATATTATTAGCAGAAGGTGTAATACTGGGAGGTGTTTTGCTACT attccatttTTGCATCTCTCATCGGAGAAAAATGAAGGCAATACGAAGGTCATTAAAGAAATACTTGGAGAAGAAACTTGAAGAATTAATGGGGGTAAAGGATGAGAAGGAGAAAGATCTCAGAGGCAGAGAATAA